The following are from one region of the Bradyrhizobium septentrionale genome:
- a CDS encoding iron-containing alcohol dehydrogenase → MHRGRVVFGAMDEVVFGRPAAEAIVEQLDRLGAQRAFLMVSGTLNRETDEIEKVRQALGARCVGTFDRMPAHTPRAAVIAATEQARDAKTDLIVTIGGGSITDGAKAVQLCLANNVTTSDGIEAIRTHGGVAPEMKPPVVRQISVPTTIAGGEFSSIAGVTNEAKRQKEMLRHPLVMPRATILDPELSVHTPDWLFLSTGIRAVDHCVEGICSREAHPYGDAQALKGLEMLAQGLPRVKADPKDISARMDCQIGTWLSTGPLASGVPMGASHGIGYVLGAEFDVPHGHTSCVMLPAVMRWNKRDNADRQALVAAAMGHANADAGDVLDRFIRDLGMPRSLTDVHVGPEHFDRIAAGAMRTPWVPRNPRKIDGPSQVREILMMAA, encoded by the coding sequence GTGCATCGAGGCCGTGTCGTATTCGGCGCCATGGACGAGGTGGTGTTCGGGCGCCCCGCCGCTGAGGCGATCGTCGAGCAGCTCGACCGACTGGGCGCGCAGCGCGCCTTCCTGATGGTGTCGGGCACGCTGAACCGCGAGACCGACGAGATCGAGAAAGTCCGCCAGGCACTCGGCGCGCGCTGCGTCGGCACCTTCGACCGGATGCCGGCGCATACGCCGCGCGCCGCGGTCATCGCGGCGACGGAACAGGCGCGTGATGCGAAGACCGATCTGATCGTCACCATCGGCGGCGGCTCGATCACCGACGGCGCCAAGGCGGTGCAGCTTTGCCTCGCCAACAACGTCACGACATCCGACGGCATCGAGGCGATCCGCACCCATGGCGGCGTCGCGCCCGAGATGAAGCCGCCCGTCGTGCGCCAGATCAGCGTGCCGACCACCATCGCCGGCGGCGAGTTCTCCTCGATCGCCGGCGTCACCAACGAGGCCAAGCGGCAGAAGGAGATGCTGCGCCATCCGCTGGTGATGCCGCGCGCCACCATCCTCGATCCTGAACTCTCGGTGCACACGCCGGACTGGCTGTTCCTGTCGACCGGCATCCGCGCCGTCGACCATTGCGTCGAGGGCATCTGCTCGCGCGAGGCGCATCCTTACGGCGACGCCCAGGCGCTGAAGGGACTGGAGATGCTGGCGCAAGGCCTGCCGCGGGTGAAGGCCGACCCGAAGGACATTTCGGCGCGGATGGATTGCCAGATCGGCACCTGGCTCTCGACCGGCCCGCTCGCCTCCGGCGTGCCGATGGGCGCGAGCCACGGCATCGGCTACGTGCTCGGCGCCGAGTTCGACGTGCCACACGGCCATACGTCATGCGTGATGCTGCCTGCGGTGATGCGCTGGAACAAGCGCGACAATGCCGACCGGCAAGCGCTGGTCGCGGCCGCGATGGGTCACGCGAACGCGGACGCGGGCGACGTGCTCGACCGCTTCATCCGCGACCTCGGCATGCCGCGCAGCCTGACGGACGTGCACGTCGGCCCCGAGCATTTTGATCGTATCGCGGCGGGTGCGATGCGCACGCCCTGGGTGCCGCGCAATCCGCGCAAGATCGACGGTCCCTCCCAGGTCCGCGAGATTCTGATGATGGCCGCCTGA
- a CDS encoding AMP-binding protein: MYTGKHAYLRPLQPAFIMAGTGEIVTYRELEARCNRLAHLFRKQGLRRLDHYSIFMENNNRYLEACGAGERSGLYFTCVNSFLTAGELAYILTNSQSRVLVTSKLKLDIAREALKECPQVELCIVVDGDSESDRIVGLAQATAGLPATPIADEALGTAMLYSSGTTGRPKGIVRPLPEEPPGQNLPLFDFLIKLWHYREGMVYLSPAPLYHSAPQAAVNLTIRMGGTVVIMESFDPERYLELIEKWGITHSQLVPTMFSRMLKLPEEVRSRYDLSSLEIAIHAAAPCPALVKDDMIKWWGPIIHEYYGATEGLGFTACNSQEWLAHRGTVGKVLLGDLHILDENMQPCPKGTPGTVWFKTGSPFEYFNDPAKTSEARSADGSMSTVGDVGYVDDDNFLYLTDRATFMIISGGVNIYPQECENLLITHPKVADAAVFGVPNVDLGEEVKAVVQPADGIAPGPELAEELIAFCAGALSRQKVPRSVDFEAELPRLPTGKLYKRLLRDRYWGNKASRIV, encoded by the coding sequence ATGTATACCGGCAAGCATGCTTACCTGCGCCCGCTGCAGCCCGCCTTCATCATGGCAGGGACCGGCGAGATCGTCACCTATCGCGAGCTGGAGGCGCGCTGCAACCGCCTCGCTCATTTGTTCCGCAAGCAAGGCCTGCGGCGGCTCGACCATTATTCGATCTTCATGGAGAACAACAACCGCTACCTCGAGGCCTGCGGCGCCGGCGAGCGGTCGGGCCTTTACTTCACCTGCGTCAACTCCTTCCTCACCGCGGGCGAGCTCGCCTACATCCTGACCAACAGCCAGTCGCGGGTCCTGGTCACCTCGAAGCTGAAGCTCGACATCGCGCGCGAGGCGCTGAAGGAGTGTCCGCAGGTCGAGCTCTGCATCGTGGTCGATGGCGACAGCGAGAGCGATCGCATTGTCGGGCTCGCGCAGGCGACCGCCGGCCTGCCGGCCACCCCGATCGCGGACGAGGCGCTGGGCACCGCGATGCTGTATTCGTCCGGTACCACCGGCCGGCCCAAGGGCATCGTGCGGCCGCTGCCGGAAGAGCCGCCGGGGCAAAACCTGCCGCTGTTCGATTTCCTGATTAAACTCTGGCACTACCGCGAGGGCATGGTCTATTTGTCGCCGGCGCCGCTCTATCACTCGGCGCCGCAGGCCGCGGTCAATCTCACCATCCGCATGGGCGGCACCGTCGTCATCATGGAGAGTTTCGATCCGGAGCGCTATCTCGAGCTGATCGAGAAATGGGGCATCACCCACAGCCAGCTGGTGCCGACCATGTTCTCGCGCATGCTGAAGCTGCCCGAGGAGGTCCGCAGCCGCTACGATCTGTCGTCGCTGGAGATCGCGATCCATGCCGCGGCGCCCTGTCCGGCGCTGGTCAAGGACGACATGATCAAATGGTGGGGCCCGATCATCCACGAATATTACGGCGCGACCGAGGGCCTCGGCTTCACCGCCTGCAACAGCCAGGAATGGCTCGCGCATCGCGGCACCGTCGGCAAGGTCCTGCTCGGCGACCTGCATATTCTCGACGAGAACATGCAGCCTTGCCCGAAGGGCACGCCCGGCACCGTCTGGTTCAAGACCGGCTCGCCCTTCGAGTATTTCAACGATCCGGCAAAAACCAGCGAGGCCCGTTCGGCGGACGGCAGCATGAGCACGGTCGGCGACGTCGGCTACGTCGATGACGACAACTTCCTGTATCTCACCGACCGCGCCACCTTCATGATCATCTCCGGCGGCGTGAACATCTATCCGCAGGAATGCGAGAACCTCCTGATCACCCATCCCAAGGTCGCCGACGCCGCGGTGTTCGGGGTGCCCAATGTCGATCTCGGCGAGGAAGTGAAGGCGGTGGTGCAGCCGGCCGACGGCATCGCGCCGGGGCCTGAGCTCGCCGAGGAGCTGATCGCGTTCTGCGCCGGCGCGCTGTCGCGCCAGAAGGTGCCGCGCTCGGTCGACTTCGAGGCCGAGCTGCCGCGGCTGCCGACCGGAAAGCTCTACAAGCGCCTGCTGCGTGACCGCTACTGGGGCAACAAGGCCTCGCGGATCGTCTGA